The Microbacterium foliorum genome has a window encoding:
- a CDS encoding SRPBCC family protein, whose translation MVQIIETTDVHVPVDIAYNQWTQFESFPEFLDEVESITQIDDTHNHWVVKVGGATREFDAEITEQHPDERVAWNSVGGDTEHAGVVTFHKLEELTTRVTVQIDWEPEGLLEKVGSLVGAGSHAVKKDLQNFKEFIEKRGAETGAWRGDVEA comes from the coding sequence ATGGTGCAGATCATCGAGACCACCGACGTCCACGTTCCGGTCGACATCGCGTACAACCAGTGGACCCAGTTCGAGAGCTTCCCGGAGTTCCTCGACGAGGTCGAATCCATCACGCAGATCGACGACACCCACAACCACTGGGTCGTGAAGGTCGGCGGGGCGACGCGCGAGTTCGACGCGGAGATCACCGAGCAGCACCCCGACGAGCGCGTCGCGTGGAACAGCGTCGGCGGCGACACCGAGCATGCGGGCGTCGTGACGTTCCACAAGCTCGAGGAGCTCACGACCCGCGTGACCGTGCAGATCGACTGGGAGCCGGAGGGGCTGCTCGAGAAGGTCGGCTCGCTGGTGGGCGCGGGCTCGCACGCGGTGAAGAAGGATCTGCAGAACTTCAAGGAGTTCATCGAGAAGCGCGGAGCCGAGACCGGCGCCTGGCGCGGCGACGTCGAGGCCTGA
- a CDS encoding FUSC family protein, which translates to MRIHAAIRASKRSPLLQVVKSAAATIAAWMLAGWVAPGQLPVFAAIAALLVVQPSVNQSLSKALERSIGVIVGVLIAVALGLLLGSPSWIVLLAIVVAMLVAWALRATPGTGNQVAISAMLVLALGSTPDYAIARILETLIGVVIGIVVNALIVPPVLVAPARRDLGLLGSELAASLDRLADALPEPQTPAKLQELMLEARLLRPMKDSAEASIAAGEESLTLNPRRSTHREELVEMRTLLERLSPIVTQTIGMTRAYFDHYDDSIGQEPAVAAIAEQLRRAGHDVRLAVQIADVSPEPEALTSAIPALTAPLVIRPPSSMHWILIGSLMEDLRRIRGELVEEE; encoded by the coding sequence ATGCGCATCCACGCCGCGATCCGCGCCTCGAAGCGCTCACCCCTGCTGCAGGTGGTGAAATCCGCCGCGGCCACGATCGCCGCGTGGATGCTCGCAGGCTGGGTCGCGCCGGGCCAGCTCCCGGTGTTCGCCGCGATCGCCGCCCTGCTGGTCGTGCAGCCGAGCGTGAACCAGTCGCTGTCGAAGGCGCTGGAGCGCAGCATCGGCGTCATCGTCGGGGTGCTGATCGCCGTCGCGCTGGGGCTGCTGCTCGGGTCGCCCAGCTGGATCGTGCTGCTCGCCATCGTCGTGGCCATGCTCGTCGCCTGGGCGCTGAGGGCGACCCCGGGCACCGGCAACCAGGTCGCGATCTCCGCGATGCTCGTGCTCGCCCTGGGCTCGACCCCCGACTACGCGATCGCCCGCATCCTGGAGACCCTCATCGGCGTGGTCATCGGCATCGTCGTGAACGCCCTGATCGTGCCGCCCGTGCTCGTCGCGCCCGCCCGCCGAGATCTGGGCCTGCTCGGCAGCGAATTGGCCGCGAGCCTCGACCGGCTCGCCGACGCCCTTCCCGAGCCGCAGACCCCGGCGAAGCTGCAGGAGCTCATGCTCGAGGCCCGGCTGCTGCGTCCGATGAAGGACTCTGCGGAGGCCTCGATCGCGGCCGGCGAAGAATCCCTCACCCTGAATCCGCGGCGCTCGACCCACCGCGAGGAACTCGTCGAGATGCGCACGCTGCTCGAACGTCTCTCACCGATCGTCACCCAGACGATCGGCATGACCCGGGCCTACTTCGACCACTACGACGACTCGATCGGACAGGAGCCGGCGGTCGCGGCCATCGCCGAGCAGTTGCGACGGGCGGGTCACGATGTGCGGCTCGCGGTGCAGATCGCCGATGTCTCCCCCGAGCCCGAGGCGCTGACCTCGGCGATCCCCGCGCTCACGGCGCCGCTCGTGATCCGCCCGCCGTCGTCGATGCACTGGATCCTCATCGGCTCCCTCATGGAGGACCTCCGCCGCATCCGCGGCGAACTCGTCGAAGAGGAGTGA
- a CDS encoding helix-turn-helix transcriptional regulator has translation MPPSVPSSAMVGRDAELATMRGNFERVLEGAPTALLVEGEAGIGKSRLLREFSAAVHGRADVHVGWCLDLGVSRTPFGPVTGILRSIVAKMGAESVREGLGAGAEALGMLLPDLTPAERSQTSPDRLRDAIASLIEAAAERAPQVLVVEDLHWADESTLALLSFLLRALTRARILLVITCRSDDVRRGDAVSRFIGESTRARLLERISLDRLHPSAVRQLAEGIVGAPLSDAALDRIHQRAEGVPFFVEEIAGCSTGPIPGSLRDLLLARFDRLGDDAKRVVQVASGAERPLPHPLVMRLAGLPEARFDDAMREATRSGILVVVDDDYRFRHALLREAVHDDLLPGERARLHRSYAETLEERGQGAEEADAAALAYHWQLAQDDRRALAAAVVAMLDAKSRFAFASAARFGELALDLWVRVPDAEDVIDLDRFELLRTLASVLRNAGDGERALAVVDAALAEVDPALIDAGMHARLLRDRAYYLMNLGRAGSIGLLQQSLGILDGAVDDDRLRASILNQLASRLMITGRLEEAIELATEAGERAVRAGSDDEASIAANVRGGARAHLGDLEAGHREYALALRLARGTNAEMRYRVNYSDLLGLLGRYRDAVHVAEDGLAPARAFGVERTTGALMTQNMAVPLLELGEVERVEGMLARELSQRTLRISHMYSTMTRVRVLSWRGRYDDAADLLREWLPSFEETGRVERQIWYDGVMMRVAVAEARADHADALAEIRAMLADEGPVFLHQRRLMLEAAWLIAERRAAGDDVRDAAEQVRAAWLAQSPQLLGDRWGIILESLLSPSIPALHEAVDLADGDDVPVTFRIITRLELGRLLVDTGARAEAAAVMAQARDEAERLGHVPLARVVGEFSAAAGLAVGLATASGYRRSDDPLDTLTARELQVLELIAEGLSNRQIGDRLFISAKTVSVHVSAVLRKLEVGTRTEAAVVQQKRRLRADGQGAVIR, from the coding sequence GTGCCCCCTTCCGTTCCGAGCTCAGCGATGGTCGGCCGCGACGCCGAGCTGGCGACGATGCGCGGGAATTTCGAGCGCGTTCTGGAGGGTGCTCCGACGGCGTTGCTCGTCGAGGGCGAGGCCGGCATCGGCAAGTCCCGACTGCTGCGCGAGTTCTCCGCAGCGGTGCACGGACGCGCCGATGTGCACGTCGGCTGGTGCCTCGACCTCGGAGTATCCCGCACGCCGTTCGGACCGGTCACCGGCATCCTCCGCTCGATCGTCGCGAAGATGGGCGCCGAGAGCGTGCGCGAGGGGCTCGGCGCCGGAGCGGAGGCACTGGGCATGCTCCTGCCGGACCTCACTCCCGCCGAGCGCTCGCAGACGAGCCCCGATCGCCTGCGTGACGCGATCGCCTCGCTCATCGAGGCGGCGGCCGAGCGCGCACCGCAGGTCCTGGTCGTCGAAGATCTGCACTGGGCCGACGAATCCACGCTCGCACTCCTCTCGTTCCTGCTGCGGGCGCTCACCCGCGCGCGCATCCTCCTCGTCATCACCTGTCGCAGCGACGACGTCCGCCGCGGTGATGCGGTGAGTCGGTTCATCGGGGAGTCCACGCGTGCGCGGCTTCTCGAACGGATCTCGCTCGACCGGCTCCACCCGTCGGCTGTCAGGCAGCTCGCCGAGGGGATCGTCGGGGCGCCGCTGTCCGATGCCGCGCTCGATCGCATCCACCAGCGTGCCGAAGGGGTGCCGTTCTTCGTCGAGGAGATCGCCGGATGCTCCACCGGTCCGATTCCCGGAAGCCTGCGCGACCTGCTGCTCGCGCGGTTCGACCGGCTCGGTGATGATGCGAAGCGGGTCGTGCAGGTCGCGTCGGGTGCCGAGCGGCCGCTCCCGCATCCGCTCGTGATGCGGCTCGCCGGGCTCCCTGAGGCCCGGTTCGACGATGCCATGCGCGAGGCCACGCGCAGCGGCATCCTCGTGGTGGTCGACGACGACTACCGCTTCCGCCACGCGCTGTTGCGCGAGGCCGTGCACGACGACCTTCTTCCTGGCGAGCGTGCGAGGTTGCACAGGTCGTACGCCGAGACGCTCGAGGAGCGCGGTCAGGGGGCCGAGGAAGCGGATGCCGCGGCACTCGCGTACCACTGGCAGCTCGCGCAGGACGATCGCCGAGCGCTCGCCGCCGCCGTCGTCGCGATGCTCGACGCCAAGTCGCGGTTCGCGTTCGCCAGCGCCGCGCGCTTCGGTGAACTCGCCCTCGATCTCTGGGTTCGAGTGCCCGACGCCGAGGATGTCATCGATCTCGATCGGTTCGAGCTGCTGCGCACCCTCGCCTCGGTGCTGCGCAACGCCGGTGATGGGGAGCGGGCGCTCGCGGTGGTCGACGCCGCGCTCGCCGAGGTCGATCCTGCTCTGATCGATGCGGGGATGCACGCGCGCCTCCTGCGTGACCGGGCCTACTATCTGATGAACCTCGGGCGCGCGGGGTCGATCGGGCTGCTGCAGCAGTCTCTCGGCATCCTCGACGGCGCGGTCGATGACGACCGCCTGCGTGCGTCGATCCTCAACCAGCTCGCGAGCCGTCTCATGATCACGGGGAGGCTCGAGGAGGCGATCGAGCTCGCCACGGAGGCGGGGGAGCGGGCGGTGCGCGCGGGATCCGACGACGAGGCGTCGATCGCCGCGAACGTGCGCGGAGGTGCGCGTGCCCACCTCGGCGACCTCGAGGCCGGGCACCGCGAGTACGCGCTGGCGCTTCGGCTCGCTCGCGGGACCAACGCGGAGATGCGCTATCGCGTCAACTACTCCGATCTGCTCGGCCTTCTGGGACGCTACCGTGATGCGGTGCACGTCGCCGAAGACGGGCTGGCTCCGGCACGGGCGTTCGGCGTGGAGCGCACGACCGGTGCGCTGATGACCCAGAACATGGCAGTGCCGCTGCTCGAACTCGGCGAGGTCGAGCGCGTCGAGGGCATGCTGGCTCGGGAGCTCTCCCAGCGGACGCTCCGGATCTCGCACATGTATTCCACGATGACGCGCGTGCGGGTGCTGTCGTGGCGCGGTCGATACGACGACGCGGCCGATCTGCTGCGTGAGTGGCTGCCGTCGTTCGAGGAGACCGGTCGCGTGGAACGCCAGATCTGGTACGACGGCGTGATGATGCGCGTCGCGGTCGCGGAGGCTCGTGCCGATCATGCCGACGCGCTCGCGGAGATCAGGGCCATGCTCGCCGACGAGGGACCGGTCTTCCTCCACCAGCGCCGACTCATGCTCGAGGCCGCGTGGCTGATCGCCGAGCGTCGGGCGGCCGGAGACGACGTGCGCGATGCTGCGGAGCAGGTGCGGGCAGCCTGGCTCGCGCAGTCGCCGCAGCTTCTCGGTGACCGATGGGGGATCATCCTCGAATCACTGCTCTCGCCGTCGATCCCGGCCCTGCATGAGGCGGTCGACCTCGCCGACGGCGACGACGTGCCGGTGACCTTCCGCATCATCACGCGGCTCGAGCTCGGTCGTCTGCTCGTGGACACGGGTGCGCGCGCCGAGGCCGCTGCGGTGATGGCGCAGGCACGGGATGAGGCGGAGCGTCTCGGACATGTGCCCCTGGCGCGGGTCGTCGGGGAGTTCTCCGCGGCGGCCGGGCTCGCGGTGGGGCTCGCGACGGCATCCGGGTACAGGCGGTCCGATGACCCGCTCGATACGCTCACCGCCAGGGAACTGCAGGTGCTGGAGCTCATCGCCGAGGGTCTCAGCAACCGCCAGATCGGCGACAGGCTCTTCATCAGCGCGAAGACCGTCAGCGTCCATGTGTCGGCCGTGCTGCGCAAACTCGAGGTCGGAACGCGCACCGAGGCTGCTGTCGTGCAACAGAAGCGGCGGTTAAGGGCAGATGGCCAGGGAGCCGTGATACGTTGA
- a CDS encoding DEAD/DEAH box helicase — MPAILDPTTLTDGSDADAVYTAFVEWAESTGITLYPAQDEAVIEIVSGHNLILSTPTGTGKSLVAVGAHYAALVEGRRSYYTAPIKALVSEKFFALVDVFGATNVGMITGDSSVNPDAPIICCTAEILANLALRHGTDAAVHQVVMDEFHFYADPDRGWAWQVPLLELPQAQFILMSATLGDVSQLSSDLTRRTGRETASVTGVERPVPLHYFYETTPIHETIDDLLGTGQAPIYIVHFSQAAAMERAQALSSIKVATREQRDEIAALIGGFRFTTAFGKTLSRFLRAGIGVHHAGMLPKYRRLVEQLAQRGLLRVICGTDTLGVGINVPIRTVLLTALTKFDGTRMRQLSAREFHQIAGRAGRAGFDTAGTVVAQAPEHESENVAAVKKAGDDPKKKRKIVRKKAPDGFVSWGEPSFRKLIDAEPETLTSHMQITSAMLLNVIGRGGDVFGNVRALVYENHEPRARQRELAIRAIGIYRTLIESGVVEQTDAGEIRLTVDLQPNFALNQPLSPFALAAFDLLDPSAGSGTGEGTTGAGTGSYTLDMISIVESTLDDPRAILSQQEFQARGEAVAAMKREGIEYDERMELLEEVTYPKPLDELLSAAFETFSAAQPWIRDFELHPKSVVRDMYERAMSFGEYVAFYKIARSEGVVLRYLSDAYRAASQTIPEEAKDEDLRDLIEWLGELVRQVDSSLLDEWETLRLAPLAQGPDGALAQGPGGALAQGPGGALAQGPDGALAQGPDGALAQGPDGHDEPIVPPAPKRLTTNVRAFRTLVRNELFRRVQLAAREDVDALAELDPSFGAAAWSDALDGYFADHDEILTGANARSSQLLLLTAGATEWSVRQILDDPAGDHDWGISATVDLAESDEQGVAVVTVTGVDRL, encoded by the coding sequence ATGCCTGCGATCCTCGACCCGACCACACTCACCGACGGATCCGACGCGGATGCCGTCTACACGGCGTTCGTCGAATGGGCGGAGTCGACCGGGATCACCCTCTACCCGGCGCAGGATGAGGCCGTCATCGAGATCGTCTCGGGCCACAACCTGATCCTCTCCACCCCCACCGGCACCGGCAAGTCGCTGGTGGCGGTCGGCGCACACTACGCCGCCCTCGTCGAGGGTCGCCGCTCGTACTACACGGCGCCGATCAAGGCCCTGGTCAGCGAGAAGTTCTTCGCCCTGGTCGACGTGTTCGGCGCCACGAACGTCGGCATGATCACGGGCGACTCCTCGGTGAACCCCGATGCCCCGATCATCTGCTGCACGGCCGAGATCCTCGCCAACCTCGCCCTGCGTCACGGCACGGATGCCGCGGTGCATCAGGTCGTCATGGACGAGTTCCACTTCTACGCCGACCCCGACCGCGGGTGGGCCTGGCAGGTGCCGCTGCTCGAGCTTCCGCAGGCGCAGTTCATCCTGATGTCGGCGACGCTCGGCGATGTGTCTCAGCTCTCGAGCGACCTCACCCGCAGGACGGGCCGCGAGACGGCATCGGTCACCGGCGTCGAGCGCCCGGTCCCGCTGCACTACTTCTACGAGACGACGCCGATCCACGAGACGATCGACGACCTGCTCGGCACCGGCCAGGCGCCGATCTACATCGTGCACTTCTCGCAGGCCGCGGCGATGGAGCGTGCGCAGGCGCTGTCGAGCATCAAGGTCGCCACGCGGGAGCAACGCGACGAGATCGCGGCGCTGATCGGCGGATTCCGCTTCACGACCGCGTTCGGCAAGACACTGTCACGGTTCCTCCGCGCGGGCATCGGCGTGCACCATGCGGGCATGCTGCCGAAGTACCGCCGCCTGGTCGAGCAACTCGCGCAGCGTGGTCTGCTGCGCGTGATCTGCGGCACCGACACGCTCGGCGTCGGCATCAATGTACCGATCCGCACGGTGCTGCTCACCGCCCTGACCAAGTTCGACGGCACGCGGATGCGGCAGCTCAGCGCCCGGGAGTTCCACCAGATCGCCGGTCGGGCCGGACGCGCGGGCTTCGACACCGCCGGCACCGTCGTCGCGCAGGCGCCCGAGCACGAGTCCGAGAACGTGGCCGCGGTCAAGAAGGCCGGCGACGACCCGAAGAAGAAGCGCAAGATCGTGCGCAAGAAGGCGCCTGACGGCTTCGTCTCGTGGGGCGAGCCGTCGTTCCGCAAGCTGATCGATGCCGAGCCCGAGACCCTCACCTCGCACATGCAGATCACCAGCGCCATGCTGCTCAACGTGATCGGGCGCGGTGGCGACGTCTTCGGCAACGTGCGGGCCCTCGTCTACGAGAACCACGAGCCCCGCGCGCGCCAGCGCGAGCTGGCCATCCGTGCGATCGGCATCTACCGGACCCTGATCGAGTCGGGCGTCGTCGAGCAGACGGATGCCGGCGAGATCCGCCTCACGGTCGACCTGCAGCCCAACTTCGCCCTGAACCAGCCACTGTCGCCGTTCGCTCTCGCGGCGTTCGACCTGCTCGACCCGTCGGCAGGCTCAGGAACCGGCGAGGGGACGACGGGCGCCGGCACCGGGTCGTACACCCTCGACATGATCTCGATCGTGGAGTCGACGCTCGACGACCCCCGCGCGATCCTCAGCCAGCAGGAGTTCCAGGCGCGCGGAGAGGCCGTCGCCGCGATGAAGCGCGAGGGCATCGAGTACGACGAGCGCATGGAACTGCTCGAAGAGGTCACGTATCCGAAACCGCTCGACGAGCTGCTGAGCGCGGCGTTCGAGACGTTCAGCGCGGCGCAGCCGTGGATCCGCGATTTCGAGCTGCATCCGAAATCCGTGGTGCGCGACATGTACGAGCGAGCCATGTCGTTCGGGGAGTATGTCGCGTTCTACAAGATCGCCCGTTCGGAGGGCGTGGTGCTGCGCTACCTCTCCGACGCCTACCGCGCCGCGTCGCAGACGATCCCCGAAGAGGCGAAGGACGAGGACCTGCGCGACCTCATCGAGTGGCTCGGCGAACTCGTCCGCCAGGTCGACTCGAGCCTGCTCGACGAGTGGGAGACCCTTCGTCTCGCTCCGCTCGCTCAGGGGCCGGACGGTGCGCTCGCTCAGGGGCCGGGCGGTGCGCTCGCTCAGGGGCCAGGCGGTGCGCTCGCTCAGGGGCCGGACGGTGCGCTCGCTCAGGGGCCGGACGGTGCGCTCGCTCAGGGGCCGGACGGTCATGACGAGCCCATCGTCCCGCCGGCGCCCAAGAGGCTCACCACGAACGTGCGCGCCTTCCGCACCCTGGTGCGCAATGAGCTGTTCCGCCGGGTGCAGCTCGCCGCGCGCGAAGACGTGGATGCTCTCGCCGAGCTCGATCCGTCCTTCGGCGCCGCCGCCTGGTCCGACGCGCTCGACGGCTACTTCGCCGATCACGACGAGATCCTCACCGGAGCGAACGCCCGCAGCTCGCAGCTGCTGCTGCTGACGGCGGGCGCGACCGAGTGGAGCGTCCGGCAGATCCTCGACGACCCGGCGGGCGACCACGACTGGGGCATCTCTGCCACCGTCGACCTCGCCGAATCCGACGAGCAGGGCGTGGCGGTCGTGACGGTGACGGGCGTCGACCGCCTCTAG
- a CDS encoding glycosyltransferase family 2 protein, translated as MTQRRVVGNRWDAEDGRHPDPLPLVSVIVSHFDQSEELARTLHALAAQDYPRHLLEVVVADDGSPGAVDVPEGVILVRQEDRGFRLAAVRNLGVRASSGEVLCFVDADTAPEPGYVRALSRLPALLPEAVTVGRRRHADFSGLPVDAPVVEAARGRELAEPAWLAEEYARSRDLLDADDRSYRFMIGAVIGCSRRLFDEVGGFDESFTSYGGEDWEWAHRMWQAGAVFAHVPDAVAWHDGPEWADRDGSGVDRANAQTLRLQATIPVQGSAPRALWSGDPDLVVRVHGDHSAAALFIAADSLVGALPRARLVLDAVPEVLEGDPRIVVASADDTSAAVDARVTWLLERPVIVLDPAWIADVVRRLGTGDVGSVELKAHDGSSLGVLRSRRAARRSARWGDEHGFETVRMSAVGVHALRADPRLEAWVGGWGGLESFC; from the coding sequence ATGACGCAGCGACGGGTCGTCGGCAATCGGTGGGATGCCGAAGACGGCCGCCACCCCGACCCCCTGCCGCTCGTCTCGGTGATCGTGTCGCACTTCGATCAGTCCGAGGAACTCGCCAGGACCCTGCACGCGCTCGCCGCCCAGGACTACCCTCGCCATCTGCTCGAGGTCGTCGTGGCGGACGACGGGTCGCCCGGCGCCGTCGATGTGCCCGAGGGCGTGATCCTGGTGCGTCAGGAGGACCGGGGGTTCCGGCTCGCCGCAGTGCGCAATCTCGGGGTTCGGGCCAGCAGCGGCGAGGTGCTGTGCTTCGTGGACGCCGACACCGCTCCCGAACCCGGGTACGTCCGCGCGCTGTCTCGGCTCCCCGCGCTGCTCCCCGAGGCGGTGACCGTGGGGCGGCGTCGCCATGCCGACTTCTCCGGCCTGCCCGTCGATGCCCCGGTGGTCGAGGCGGCGCGAGGGCGCGAACTGGCCGAGCCCGCCTGGCTGGCGGAGGAGTATGCGAGGAGCCGCGATCTGCTCGACGCCGACGACCGGTCGTACCGGTTCATGATCGGCGCCGTGATCGGCTGCTCGCGACGCCTGTTCGACGAGGTCGGGGGCTTCGACGAGTCATTCACCTCATATGGGGGAGAGGACTGGGAGTGGGCGCACCGCATGTGGCAGGCGGGAGCGGTGTTCGCTCACGTTCCTGACGCGGTGGCGTGGCACGACGGCCCGGAGTGGGCGGATCGCGACGGGTCGGGGGTGGACCGGGCCAACGCCCAGACGCTGCGCCTGCAGGCGACGATCCCGGTGCAGGGGTCGGCGCCGCGCGCACTGTGGTCCGGCGACCCGGACCTCGTCGTCCGCGTGCACGGCGACCATTCCGCCGCCGCGCTGTTCATTGCGGCGGACTCGCTGGTGGGCGCCCTGCCGCGCGCCCGGCTCGTTCTCGACGCGGTGCCCGAGGTGCTGGAGGGGGACCCTCGCATCGTCGTCGCGAGCGCAGACGACACGAGCGCCGCCGTCGACGCTCGCGTCACCTGGCTGCTGGAACGTCCGGTGATCGTGCTCGATCCCGCGTGGATCGCCGACGTGGTGCGCCGTCTCGGCACGGGAGATGTCGGGTCGGTCGAGCTCAAGGCTCACGACGGCTCGTCGCTGGGCGTGCTGAGGTCACGCCGTGCGGCGCGTCGCTCCGCACGCTGGGGCGACGAGCACGGGTTCGAGACGGTCCGGATGTCGGCGGTCGGCGTGCACGCTCTGCGAGCGGATCCGCGCCTCGAGGCCTGGGTCGGCGGCTGGGGCGGCCTCGAGTCCTTCTGCTAG
- a CDS encoding DNA alkylation repair protein translates to MSETTVAEALAELATLEDPKMRAANEKRGDDHGMNLSRLRTLAKRIKTDHPLATELWATGETGPRLLALLVCTPKRFTADELDAMLRETRPPKVNDWFVNYVAKKSPLAEELRLRWFDDADPTVAAAAWSLTTVRVAKDPEGLDLDHLLDLIERDLKDAPRRLQWSMNETLANIGIFHPGLRARALEIGERLQVLADYPTAPGCTSPFAPAWIGEIVRRREG, encoded by the coding sequence ATGTCAGAGACGACCGTCGCCGAAGCACTGGCCGAGCTGGCCACGCTCGAGGATCCGAAGATGCGCGCGGCGAACGAGAAGCGCGGCGATGACCACGGCATGAATCTCAGCCGACTGCGCACGCTGGCCAAGCGCATCAAGACCGATCATCCGCTCGCGACGGAGCTGTGGGCGACGGGCGAGACCGGTCCCCGGCTGCTCGCCCTGCTCGTCTGCACGCCGAAGCGGTTCACGGCCGACGAACTCGACGCGATGCTGCGCGAGACCCGCCCGCCGAAGGTCAACGACTGGTTCGTGAACTACGTCGCGAAGAAGTCGCCGCTCGCCGAAGAGCTGCGACTCCGCTGGTTCGACGATGCCGACCCGACGGTCGCCGCAGCGGCCTGGTCGCTGACGACGGTACGGGTGGCGAAGGATCCCGAGGGCCTCGACCTCGACCACCTGCTCGATCTGATCGAGCGTGATCTGAAGGACGCTCCCCGGCGACTCCAGTGGTCGATGAACGAGACTCTCGCGAACATCGGCATCTTCCACCCCGGGCTGCGCGCCAGGGCTCTCGAGATCGGCGAGCGCCTGCAGGTGCTCGCCGACTATCCGACGGCACCCGGCTGCACCTCGCCCTTCGCTCCCGCATGGATCGGCGAGATCGTGCGGCGACGCGAGGGCTGA
- the deoD gene encoding purine-nucleoside phosphorylase — MSTHIAAQPGQIAPIVLFPGDPLRAKWIAENFLDDAELYSETRGMLGFTGTWEGHRISVQGSGMGQPSMAIYASELFEEYDVQTIVRVGSCGALTEKLKVRDIVIANGACTDSGINRVRFHGLDYAPVADFGLLRAAVEASEAEPSDSAVHVGLLFSSDQFYSTRPELTEPFVQHGALGVEMEAAGLYTLAAFHGRRALAICTVSDHIVTGEQTTAQEREQTFGDMIRIALRAATSV; from the coding sequence ATGAGCACGCACATCGCCGCACAGCCCGGCCAGATCGCCCCCATCGTCCTGTTCCCCGGTGACCCGCTGCGCGCGAAGTGGATCGCCGAGAACTTCCTCGACGACGCCGAGCTCTATTCCGAGACCCGCGGGATGCTGGGGTTCACCGGCACCTGGGAGGGACACCGCATCTCAGTGCAGGGCTCGGGCATGGGCCAGCCGTCGATGGCGATCTACGCGAGCGAGCTCTTCGAGGAGTACGACGTGCAGACCATCGTCCGCGTCGGCTCGTGCGGCGCCCTGACCGAGAAGCTGAAGGTGCGCGACATCGTCATCGCGAACGGCGCGTGCACGGACTCGGGCATCAACCGCGTGCGCTTCCACGGGCTCGACTACGCCCCCGTCGCGGACTTCGGCCTGCTGCGCGCCGCGGTCGAGGCGAGCGAGGCCGAGCCCTCGGACTCCGCCGTGCACGTGGGGCTGCTCTTCTCGAGCGACCAGTTCTACAGCACCCGCCCCGAGCTCACGGAGCCGTTCGTGCAGCACGGCGCACTGGGCGTCGAGATGGAGGCGGCCGGCCTGTACACCCTCGCCGCGTTCCACGGCCGTCGGGCGCTCGCGATCTGCACGGTCTCCGACCACATCGTCACCGGCGAGCAGACCACCGCGCAAGAGAGGGAGCAGACCTTCGGCGACATGATCAGGATCGCGCTGCGCGCCGCGACCTCGGTGTGA
- a CDS encoding cold-shock protein, with product MATGTVKWFNAEKGFGFIAPDDGTDDLFAHYSAITGSGFKELRENQKVEFDAERGPKGMQAANIRAL from the coding sequence ATGGCCACTGGCACTGTGAAATGGTTCAACGCAGAAAAGGGCTTCGGCTTCATCGCTCCCGATGACGGCACGGACGACCTTTTCGCCCACTACTCGGCAATCACCGGCTCCGGTTTCAAGGAGCTTCGTGAGAACCAGAAGGTCGAATTCGACGCTGAGCGTGGCCCCAAGGGCATGCAGGCGGCGAACATCCGCGCTCTCTGA